A DNA window from Hordeum vulgare subsp. vulgare chromosome 1H, MorexV3_pseudomolecules_assembly, whole genome shotgun sequence contains the following coding sequences:
- the LOC123414100 gene encoding protein NUCLEAR FUSION DEFECTIVE 4-like, which yields MPSPTSVHWLSLVGSVWLQTINGPNSDFPVYSSRLKEVKGISQVQLNFLAFASDAGKLFGWFAGVAALYVPLWLVAVVGAAFGLVGYGVQFLFLDSPRLAYWHVFALTSLAGNGICWINTVCYLLCINNFPSDSRVAVSLATSYLGLSAKFYTTMAEALQGHLPYSPAKVYLLLNAVVPMLVTLLVVPSLRVVKPGTGKRTDLGFFAMFTITLVTGACAVVGSIGSKSLGASSREHMISLYVMLAFPILIPVALRVRESLAKIREAANKRVPRVHDLGENGMCWLNKEIEVVSSNKEEEEEEKEAGVGEEEEEVGGLGLLRRLDFWMYFFSYMFSGTLGLVFLNNLGQIAESRGLGDPSTLVSLSSSFGFFGRLLPAFLDYYTAKSGYSISRTASMASLMAPMAGAFFLLLDPRDMLLYASTAVIGTCTGAITSVAVSATSELFGTKNFGVNHNVLVANIPVGSLCFGYLAAFLYQREARGSNSCVGAACYRDTFLLWGLTCAAGTALCAALYARSAKRSGGDSRGPEVSGSARV from the exons ATGCCTTCTCCGACCTCAGTTCACTGGCTGAGCTTGGTGGGAAGCGTCTGGCTGCAGACCATCAACGGCCCCAACTCCGACTTCCCCGTCTACTCGTCGCGGCTCAAGGAGGTCAAGGGCATCTCCCAAGTGCAGCTCAACTTCCTCGCCTTCGCCTCCGACGCCGGGAAGCTCTTCGGCTGGTTCGCCGGCGTCGCCGCCCTCTACGTCCCCCTCTggctcgtcgccgtcgtcggcgCCGCCTTCGGGCTCGTCGGTTATGGCGTCCAGTTCCTGTTCCTGGACAGCCCCCGGCTCGCGTACTGGCACGTGTTCGCGCTCACCTCCCTCGCCGGCAACGGCATCTGCTGGATCAACACCGTCTGCTACCTCCTCTGCATCAACAACTTCCCCTCCGACAGCCGCGTCGCCGTCAGCCTCGCCACCAGCTACCTCGGCCTCAGCGCCAAGTTCTACACCACCATGGCCGAGGCGCTCCAGGGTCATCTCCCCTACTCGCCGGCCAAGGTGTACCTGCTCCTCAATGCCGTCGTGCCCATGCTCGTCACCCTCCTGGTGGTTCCGTCGCTCCGGGTGGTGAAGCCCGGGACCGGCAAGAGGACCGACTTGGGGTTCTTCGCCATGTTCACCATCACCCTGGTCACCGGAGCATGCGCCGTGGTGGGCAGCATAGGCTCCAAGTCCCTCGGGGCCTCGTCCAGAGAGCACATGATCAGCCTTTACGTGATGCTCGCCTTCCCGATCCTGATCCCGGTGGCGCTGAGGGTCCGGGAGAGCCTGGCCAAGATACGGGAGGCGGCCAACAAGAGGGTGCCCAGAGTGCACGACCTCGGCGAGAACGGCATGTGCTGGCTCAACAAGGAGATTGAGGTGGTCAGCagcaacaaggaggaggaggaggaggagaaggaggccggcgtaggtgaagaagaagaagaggtgggCGGCCTCGGGTTGCTACGGAGGCTCGACTTCTGGATGTACTTCTTCAGCTACATGTTCAGTGGCACGCTGGGTCTGGTGTTcctcaacaacctgggccagatCGCCGAGTCGCGGGGCCTCGGCGACCCCTCCACTCTCGTCTCTCTCTCGTCGTCCTTCGGATTCTTCGGCCGCCTCCTTCCCGCCTTCCTCGACTACTACACTGCAAA GAGCGGCTACTCGATATCGAGGACGGCGTCGATGGCGTCGCTGATGGCGCCGATGGCGGGGGCCTTCTTCCTGCTGCTGGACCCGAGGGACATGCTGCTGTACGCCAGCACGGCGGTGATCGGGACGTGCACGGGCGCCATCACGTCGGTGGCGGTGTCGGCGACGAGCGAGCTGTTCGGCACCAAGAACTTCGGGGTGAACCACAACGTGCTGGTGGCCAACATCCCCGTCGGCTCCCTCTGCTTCGGCTACCTCGCCGCCTTCCTCTACCAGCGGGAGGCGCGCGGGAGCAACAGCTGCGTCGGCGCCGCCTGCTACCGGGACACCTTCCTCCTCTGGGGCCTCACGTGCGCCGCCGGGACGGCGCTGTGTGCCGCCCTGTACGCGCGCTCGGCCAAGAGAAGCGGCGGCGATAGCAGGGGACCAGAAGTTTCTGGTAGCGCAAGAGTGTAG